The proteins below are encoded in one region of Pseudomonas putida S13.1.2:
- a CDS encoding MFS transporter, protein MAHSSSQAKKATASGWIGSALEYYDFFIYAQAAALIFPQIFFPNTDPKMAIIASLATYGVGYLARPVGAFVLGHWGDTRGRKNVLLLCMFLMGLSTMAVGLLPTYHDIGYLAPALLVVLRLIQGFAVAGEISGASSMIMEHAPFGRRGYYASFTLQGVQAGQVLAAAVFLPLAYFMPSEAFTEWGWRIPFLMSAIVLIAGFIIRKEVHETPAFVKEEKQDKVAKSPISEAFRHSWKHMVLVMFMALMNVIPVVATIFGAAYAVQPAYGIGFDKSVYLWIPVVGNIVAVLVIPFIGNLSDKIGRRPTMIAGCLGSGLLAFVYLYAISIQNVPMAFAASIVMWGMVYQGYNAVFPSFYPELFHTRYRVSAMAIAQNIGTMLTAMLPALFALVAPPGSDNIPLVVGSLAFFITCVCALAAYIAPETHRLAMEDLGNPDAKPMEKAAYEASRKGSFQAVSH, encoded by the coding sequence ATGGCTCACTCCAGCTCGCAAGCCAAAAAAGCGACCGCCAGTGGATGGATAGGCTCGGCACTCGAGTACTACGACTTCTTCATCTACGCCCAGGCCGCTGCACTGATCTTCCCGCAGATCTTCTTCCCCAATACCGACCCGAAGATGGCCATCATCGCCTCGTTGGCCACTTACGGCGTGGGCTATCTGGCGCGTCCGGTCGGTGCCTTCGTGCTGGGCCACTGGGGTGACACCCGCGGGCGCAAGAACGTACTGCTGCTGTGCATGTTCCTGATGGGCCTGTCGACCATGGCGGTAGGCCTGCTGCCCACCTACCACGACATCGGCTACCTCGCGCCAGCCTTGCTGGTGGTGCTGCGCCTGATCCAGGGCTTTGCCGTGGCCGGGGAAATCTCCGGGGCCAGTTCCATGATCATGGAGCACGCGCCGTTCGGTCGAAGAGGCTACTACGCCAGTTTCACCCTGCAAGGCGTGCAGGCTGGCCAAGTGCTGGCGGCGGCAGTGTTCCTGCCACTGGCTTACTTCATGCCCAGCGAAGCCTTCACCGAATGGGGCTGGCGCATTCCGTTCCTGATGAGCGCCATCGTGCTGATCGCAGGCTTCATCATCCGCAAGGAAGTGCATGAAACCCCGGCATTCGTGAAGGAAGAGAAGCAGGACAAGGTTGCCAAGTCGCCCATCAGCGAAGCCTTCCGTCACAGCTGGAAGCACATGGTGCTGGTGATGTTCATGGCCCTGATGAACGTGATCCCGGTGGTGGCCACCATCTTCGGCGCAGCCTACGCGGTGCAGCCTGCCTATGGCATCGGCTTCGACAAGAGCGTGTACCTGTGGATCCCGGTGGTCGGCAATATCGTCGCGGTGCTGGTGATCCCGTTTATCGGCAACCTGTCGGACAAGATCGGCCGCCGCCCGACCATGATCGCCGGCTGCCTGGGCTCTGGCCTGCTGGCCTTCGTTTACCTGTATGCGATCAGCATCCAGAACGTGCCAATGGCATTCGCCGCCTCGATCGTGATGTGGGGCATGGTCTACCAAGGTTACAACGCGGTGTTCCCAAGCTTCTACCCAGAGCTGTTCCACACCCGCTACCGTGTTTCGGCCATGGCCATCGCGCAAAACATCGGCACCATGCTGACTGCCATGCTGCCAGCGCTGTTTGCCCTGGTTGCACCACCTGGCTCGGACAACATCCCGCTGGTGGTCGGTAGCCTGGCGTTCTTCATCACTTGCGTGTGCGCCCTGGCGGCCTACATTGCCCCGGAAACCCACCGCCTGGCGATGGAAGACCTGGGTAACCCGGATGCCAAGCCGATGGAAAAGGCAGCGTATGAAGCTAGCCGTAAAGGTAGCTTTCAGGCCGTGAGCCACTGA